Part of the Pseudomonas lijiangensis genome is shown below.
GGAGCGGATTCATCCGCGAAAAGCTTTCCTCTGTTGCCGCTCCCCCCCGCGATCTTTAGACTTACGCCTCATTCAAGCGAGAGCAGGGTCGATGCCCACGGTCTTTCCCCACGATTCTGTCGGTCTGGTCACACCGCAACTGGCACATTTCAGCGAACCCCTGGCACTGGCCTGTGGACGTTCGCTGCCAGCCTATGACCTCATCTATGAAACCTACGGCCAGCTCAATGCTGCGCGCAGCAACGCCGTACTGATCTGTCACGCACTGTCCGGTCATCATCATGCTGCGGGTTTCCACAGCACTGAAGACCGCAAGCCGGGCTGGTGGGACAGTTGCATCGGCCCCGGCAAGCCGATCGATACCAACAAGTTCTTCGTGGTCAGCCTGAACAACCTCGGCGGCTGCAACGGCTCGACCGGCCCCAGCAGCATCGACCCGGAAACCGGCAAGCCCTTCGGCGCCAACTTCCCTGTCGTGACCGTGGAAGACTGGGTCAACAGCCAGGCACGTCTGGCGGACCGGCTGGGTATCGAGCAGTGGGCAGCCATTGTCGGCGGCAGCCTGGGCGGCATGCAGGCGCTGCAATGGACCATCAGCTACCCGGACCGTGTGCGCCATTGCCTGGCAATCGCATCGGCACCCAAGCTGTCGGCACAGAACATCGCGTTCAACGAAGTGGCGCGTCAGGCGATCCTCACCGACCCTGAATTCCATGGCGGCTCCTTCCAGGAAATCGGCGTGATCCCCAAGCGCGGCCTGATGCTGGCGCGCATGGTCGGGCACATCACTTACCTGTCGGATGACTCCATGGGCGAGAAATTCGGCCGTGGCCTCAAGAGTGAAAAGCTCAACTACGACTTCCATAGCGTGGAATTCCAGGTCGAAAGCTACCTGCGCTATCAGGGCGAAGAGTTTTCCGGGCGCTTCGATGCCAACACTTACCTGTTGATGACCAAGGCGCTGGACTACTTCGACCCGGCCGCGAACTTCAATGACAATCTGGCGCAGACCTTCGCCAGTGCCA
Proteins encoded:
- the metX gene encoding homoserine O-succinyltransferase MetX, whose translation is MPTVFPHDSVGLVTPQLAHFSEPLALACGRSLPAYDLIYETYGQLNAARSNAVLICHALSGHHHAAGFHSTEDRKPGWWDSCIGPGKPIDTNKFFVVSLNNLGGCNGSTGPSSIDPETGKPFGANFPVVTVEDWVNSQARLADRLGIEQWAAIVGGSLGGMQALQWTISYPDRVRHCLAIASAPKLSAQNIAFNEVARQAILTDPEFHGGSFQEIGVIPKRGLMLARMVGHITYLSDDSMGEKFGRGLKSEKLNYDFHSVEFQVESYLRYQGEEFSGRFDANTYLLMTKALDYFDPAANFNDNLAQTFASAKAKFCVMSFTTDWRFSPARSRELVDALMAARKDVCYLEIDAPQGHDAFLIPIPRYLQAFGNYMNRISL